One genomic region from Mesorhizobium terrae encodes:
- a CDS encoding carbon-nitrogen hydrolase family protein, with translation MGVFKAAAIQMRSGTSPERNAADMEQLVREAVAMGASYVQTPEMTGALVRDKDAKRTVFTSEDKDVVVAKARQLARELGIHFHIGSTAILRDDGKLANRALLIAPDGTTLASYDKIHMFDVDLDNGESWRESAAYEPGTDAAVVDLAGLKLGFAICYDLRFPQLFRTEALAGAAVLSVPAAFTRQTGEAHWHVLLRARAIENGAFVIAAAQGGLHEDGRETYGHSLIVDPWGRILAEAAHDEPSVIVAEIDPAQSVAARAKIPNLKNAREFSLRRFDGEPASLRGAAS, from the coding sequence ATGGGTGTTTTCAAGGCCGCCGCCATTCAGATGCGGTCGGGCACCAGCCCGGAACGTAACGCCGCCGACATGGAGCAGCTGGTTCGTGAGGCCGTGGCCATGGGCGCGAGCTATGTGCAGACCCCCGAGATGACCGGCGCGCTGGTGCGTGACAAGGACGCCAAGCGAACCGTTTTCACCAGCGAGGACAAGGACGTCGTCGTCGCCAAAGCGCGGCAGCTGGCGCGGGAACTCGGCATCCATTTTCACATCGGCTCGACCGCCATTCTGCGGGACGATGGCAAGCTCGCCAACCGCGCGCTGTTGATCGCTCCGGACGGAACGACGCTCGCTTCCTATGACAAGATCCACATGTTCGACGTCGATCTCGACAATGGCGAGAGCTGGCGCGAATCCGCCGCCTATGAGCCGGGAACCGATGCCGCCGTTGTCGATCTTGCTGGCCTGAAGCTCGGCTTCGCCATCTGCTACGACCTGCGCTTCCCGCAGCTTTTCCGCACCGAGGCGCTGGCTGGTGCCGCGGTCCTTTCGGTTCCGGCGGCCTTCACCCGTCAGACCGGCGAGGCGCATTGGCATGTGTTGCTGAGGGCACGAGCCATTGAGAACGGCGCCTTCGTCATAGCCGCCGCCCAGGGCGGGCTGCATGAGGATGGTCGCGAGACCTATGGCCATTCGCTGATCGTCGACCCTTGGGGCCGCATTCTGGCCGAGGCAGCCCATGACGAGCCCTCGGTGATCGTGGCCGAAATCGATCCGGCGCAATCTGTGGCCGCCCGCGCCAAGATACCCAATCTGAAGAATGCGCGCGAATTCTCGCTGCGTCGTTTCGATGGCGAACCGGCCTCGCTGAGGGGAGCCGCATCTTGA
- a CDS encoding DUF1178 family protein has protein sequence MIRFSLICEREHDFEGWFRSNDDFDKQKKRGFVECPVCGSHRVEKALMAPAVSTSRKQEKIGLAMGDQQRQAMAQLKALADKMRENSDYVGDKFAEEARKIHFGEADPRGIYGEATLDEAKSLAEDGVEFLPIPAFPDDRN, from the coding sequence TTGATCCGCTTCTCGCTGATATGTGAGCGTGAGCATGATTTCGAAGGCTGGTTTCGCTCCAACGACGATTTCGACAAGCAGAAGAAGCGCGGTTTCGTCGAATGCCCGGTCTGCGGTTCGCACAGGGTGGAAAAGGCGCTGATGGCGCCCGCCGTGTCGACCAGCCGCAAGCAGGAAAAGATCGGGCTTGCCATGGGCGACCAGCAGCGCCAGGCGATGGCGCAACTGAAGGCGCTGGCCGACAAGATGCGCGAAAATTCCGACTATGTCGGCGACAAGTTCGCCGAGGAAGCGCGCAAGATCCATTTCGGTGAAGCCGACCCGCGCGGCATCTACGGCGAGGCGACGCTCGACGAGGCCAAGAGCCTGGCAGAGGACGGCGTCGAATTCTTGCCGATACCGGCATTCCCAGACGATCGCAACTGA
- a CDS encoding MarR family winged helix-turn-helix transcriptional regulator, protein MDRAANAVAQWQKERPDLDVRPMAVFGRLSYAAFVVARDKLNPLFARFGLQSGEFDVLATLRRSGAPFALTPTELYEATMVTSGAMTNRLDRLEKAGLIARGPHPQDRRGVIVQLTEKGRTLIDEAVTAHVENEHQVLSVLTSEEQDRLAGLLEKLIRGLDGKG, encoded by the coding sequence ATGGATCGTGCAGCGAACGCGGTGGCGCAATGGCAAAAGGAGAGGCCGGATCTCGACGTCAGGCCGATGGCGGTATTTGGCCGCCTCAGCTATGCGGCCTTCGTTGTCGCGCGCGACAAGCTGAACCCGCTCTTCGCCCGGTTCGGCCTGCAATCCGGCGAATTCGACGTGCTGGCGACCTTACGGCGTTCTGGTGCGCCCTTTGCCCTGACGCCGACGGAACTCTACGAAGCGACGATGGTGACGTCGGGCGCCATGACCAATCGGCTCGACCGGCTGGAAAAGGCCGGATTGATCGCGCGCGGTCCGCACCCGCAGGATCGCCGTGGCGTCATCGTGCAACTGACGGAAAAGGGCCGGACATTGATCGACGAGGCGGTGACCGCCCATGTCGAAAACGAACACCAGGTCCTTTCCGTGCTGACGAGCGAAGAACAGGACCGGCTGGCCGGCCTGCTCGAAAAGCTGATCAGGGGACTGGATGGAAAGGGCTGA
- a CDS encoding NADPH-dependent FMN reductase has protein sequence MTKVAVLVGSLRQESFSRKVAKALAELTPSLVLDFIDIGAVSYFNEDLEANPPADWQALRRRVSSADAVLFVTAEYVRSVPGVLKNAIDICARPYGQGVLIGKPAAVISTSVGAVGGFGANHHLRQSLASLDMAVLGQPEAYIGNTGALFDADGALVDERTRKFLATFGETFETFIQRQAARTEQRRVA, from the coding sequence ATGACCAAAGTGGCCGTACTCGTCGGCAGTCTGCGCCAGGAATCGTTCAGCCGTAAGGTGGCGAAGGCGTTGGCGGAGCTGACGCCATCTCTCGTTCTCGATTTCATTGATATCGGCGCGGTGTCCTATTTCAACGAGGACCTTGAGGCGAACCCGCCCGCCGACTGGCAGGCTCTCCGCCGTCGCGTTTCGTCTGCCGATGCCGTGCTTTTCGTCACCGCTGAATATGTGCGTTCGGTGCCCGGTGTGCTGAAGAACGCCATCGACATCTGCGCGCGGCCCTACGGGCAGGGCGTGCTGATCGGCAAGCCGGCAGCGGTGATCTCGACGTCGGTGGGTGCGGTCGGCGGTTTTGGCGCCAACCATCACCTCAGACAGTCGCTCGCCTCGCTGGACATGGCGGTGCTTGGTCAACCGGAAGCCTATATCGGCAATACCGGTGCACTGTTCGACGCCGACGGCGCCTTGGTGGACGAACGGACGCGCAAGTTCCTCGCCACCTTTGGCGAGACATTCGAAACATTCATCCAACGTCAGGCGGCTCGGACCGAGCAGAGGCGCGTTGCCTGA